ATCTTATACCACTCTATGGTCAAAGCAACCGTTTAACCTCGATTGGGGTACTGAGATACCACTctgtcacaaacccaacaaaCATTAATCATGAAAGACAGGTCGTTAAGTGAAAAGGTTGTAGACTGCGTATAAGCACTCATGACTCCCTCTCCTCGAACATTTGACCAACTTTGGCCAAAATTCCACTTTGAACGAGTACAAGTGTTTGTTTATCAAACTAACTCGTAGTAGAACCCTAAAAGTTGAACAAATGGAATTCCAGTACTCAAATGAATGAAAGGTTCACATAAATCTTCAGAGAGACATACAATTAAAGTTGAACAATACATGACCCAAAGTACATTACAACACCATTTCACCAGATGAACAAGTCACTACAGAAAATTAAATGGATAcataatgatacaaaatagaaTACACAGTTGGACCTGCCCCCTTCCACCCCAAAAAATACATAGTAGTCCTTAGTGATACAGCACAACATGAAGAGTTTAAACTCATTACTGTGACTAATTGCTGCGAAGTCACTGAACATAGGGTAAAATCAATGGCTCACGAGCTTCAACCCCACCATAACCAGCACTGCAACTACACAAGGAGAAAGATCAGCACAGAACTAATACCTGAAGTCTTTTCTAAGCAGAAGCCAGAGAGCGATTTCCGTTGCTATATGGAGTCGATGATGGATCTTCATCAATTATCCAAACAAAACCAGGAGTGTCGAACCTCCTCCCTGACACTGTCCTATATACGTAAAGTTTCTCAACGGGGCAACTTTCTGGCCTCGTATCCGGATGACCCCTCTCATCTATAACCTCAACATTAAGCCTTGGCAACTTCTGCGCTAGCAGCTTACATGCTTCAAAACTTACTGAACAGTTGGACATCCAAAGGGATCGCATTGTCTCCAGCTTTGCAGCATTGGCCAACAGAGCCTCGTCACCAAAGGGGCAGTCTCTAATCTCCAACTTACGGAGGCTCTCACAACCAGAGAGCACGTAGTGGAGGCCTAGATCGCTATCTCCTGCAAAAGCTAAGGAAAGCATCTCTAACTTCTTAGCATGGACCCCAATGTACTCAAACACACGATCTGTAAGTAGGCCAGAAAGAGAAAGTCGCCGCAATTCCTTGCAGTGTTGCACAATGGCCCCAAAACCAGCATCAAGTGGTTCAAGGGTTGAGTAATCAGGTGTTTGAGGCTCGATAATACACAGACGAAATCGGATCATATTAGGACGGTTCCTTGCAATAGTAACCAACGCATCATTTGTCATTTGGCGGCAGAAGTATAAAACTGATTGAAGCTTAGGGCAGCCCACTGAGACAGCCACAAGACCTTTCTCTGTCAAGGATACGTTCGGTCCTGGAGCAAATGGATCAGACGGGAACACCCTAAGCTCTTGAAGTTCCTTACAAGAGTTGGCAATCTCCTCAAGACCGCTATCTTCAACGTAATCTAGCACCTGCAATCACATCCATTCCAAGTGACATGAAGCAATAACCACTGGACAAGAACTTAAAGACATACGGAAGTATCCAACTCAGAGAGATAAAACGCCAATTGCCAAAGTGTAGGAGCAAATCTTCAGTCCAGATAACCACCATGAAACATTAAGTTATTCTCCATATGGTTGACCAGCAAATTATTCCAGAATTTACTTGAAATCAATCGTTTAGCTACGTTATTTCAGTATACAACCAAGCTTGTCTACACCTTTTTTTATTCTGGCGGTTATCAGAATCAGCATAATAATTAGTAATAAGTTAGGATTATTGTTCTTCTCTCGGGAAATTCTGTTTGTGCAACTAGACAAAATGCTCACAACCATGATCAACTTTTCTATTTTATCACAAACACAGTTAATGTATCAAGTCTCGACTGTTGAAAAACATGCAAATTTATACGAAAGTAAAACACAAAATAGAACCTACCCATAACCGCTGTAAATTGTGACAGTGGCTGATGAGCTTGCCAAGATCAGGTATTTCAACGGTAGCGTAGCTTAAATTCAAAGAGGTGAGTTTGGAGTGAACTGGATAAATAGTTGGAAAGTAGGCTGGCGCGGCCTCCCAAAACCCACTCAAGCCTTTGAGTTTATTGCAGCCCGAAAAAGCCTGAGATACATTTACGAAAACTTCGGAAACATCAACCTGTGTGTCAGCTGAGTAAGATCCGGTACCAAATTCAACCAACTGTGAAGCATGACGAAGTAGCTTTGGAAGTTTCTCGATGGACACAGCACGATTGAGCCGAAGAGTCCTCAAATGAGGAGAGCGAGCAACTAGACGCTCCAAAGCTGAGAAGCTGACCTCCGAAGCCAAACAAGCAATGTTAAGTGACACGAGCGATGTGCAGCTATCAGGAAAATGACTAAGCCAATGACCACTCAGGTCTTCCACTTCACTTTCTCCCAAGTCCAATTCTCTCAGATTCCTGCGTCAAATTGTGAGTTACataagaaaacaaagataaaatacaaAGATCAGTTTCTGCATAGTTTTTAAAGTTAGGCTGGAAATAGCGCCCTCTTACGTCACTTCTGTTTTTGTAGCCAGGTAATACAAGTCGATGATCTTGCTTCATGGCCCGGATATAGAATCAACGGACCAAGGAATTTCTACGGTATGGTATTCTTGCTACTCTTTCAACACAAGTGCCGTCAAAGACCATCCAGTTGCCAAAATACTCGGACAAAAATGCTCCACGAACCTACTATTTCTTCAAAACAGCTACCCCCAAATGCAGGATTATAACCTTTTTTCACGAGTAACGACTAAAGTACTCGGACAACAATACTCTACAAAACGTACCATTTCATCAACCCCTCAATTACAAACGAGTATAGTTAACCCCAGATCCAAAGATTAAGTACTCGGACAACAATGCTCCACAAAACCAACTAGGATTTTCTTTAAACAGATGCAAAGATTTGAACTTTTTCTCACCAGCAAGGACTAAAGTACTCAAAGAACAATGCTATACAAAACATACCATTTCCTTAAACACTCAATTACAAACAAATAGAGTTATTAACCCCATATGCAAAGACCAAAACTTTCCTCAACCCCGCAACTACAAACATGTACAGTCAACTCCAGATGCAAAGATTAAGACTTTTTTCACCATAAAGAACTAAACTACTTATAAAAGGGTAAAATGCAGCTAAAATATGCTAGATAAACCTGCATTAAGACTGTAAACCAAGACTTTGAAATTCTTAAAAGTCTTTCCTCAACGTTCTTtatttgaaggggagccttggagtaactggtaaagttgctgccatatgaccaggaggtcacgggttcagccttggaaacagcctctggcagaaatgcaaggtaaggcgacgtacaatacacccttgtggtggggcccttccccggacaccacgCATAGCGGTAGATTTAGTGCACCGGGATTCCCCTTTTTTTCCTCAACCCCTCAATTACAAACAAGTACAGCTAATCCCAGAtgcaaagattaaaactttaatcAATCCCTCAACTACAAACAAGTACAGCTAACCCCAGATGCAGACATTAAGACTTTTTTTAACCATTAAAGACAAAAGTAACAAATGCACAGCTAGAAATGCTAGTCAAACCTGCAGTTAGCAGCAAGTCCATCAGTAGTAAACCCTTCACAAGACTGTAAAACCAAGACTTTAAAGTTCTTAAATGAACTCAGAAATCAACTCCAATGACTCCAAAGACTAAGACTTTCCTCAACCTCTCAACTACAAACAAGTGCAGCTAACCCCAGATGCAAATATTAAGACTTTTTTCAACATTAAGGACTAAAATGCAGCTAATATATGCTAGATAAACCTGCACAAGACTGTAAAACCAAGACTTTACAAACAAGTAAAGTTAACCCCAGATGCAAAAGATTAAGTCTTTTTCCACCATTAAATACAAAAGTTCTCAGAAAGGGTTATCTACAAAGAAAAATGCAGCTAAAAATGTTTGTCAAACCTGCAGTTAGCAGCAATAGCAGCAAGTCCATCAGTAGTAAACCCTTCACAAGACTGTAAAACCAAGActttaaaattcttaaaagacTTAGAAATCAACTCCAATGACTCATCACAAACAACCATTCTCTTAAGTCTAATTTCTTCAAGAAATGGATAAGCTTTAGCCATTGTAACAACCCATGGATAAAAATATGCACCCCATCCTTCAGGTACTAGATCAAAATCAGCAAAATGTGGCTTCCCTTTAATGTTTACAGATCTAATATCTGGAAATCTTCTTATCAAGATTGATGGACTAACAGCATAACAGTTCCCAATGAACACATTCTTCCTACAACATCTTTCAGCTTCATACCATGTTTTACTTACTAAGGATATTGAGTTCCTGTCTTTGTCTGTAGTTATGCTTGAAAATATGTGTTCAAGTACTTCTAATGGAAGTGTGTTCACCATTACTGTACGGAAATGGGGTGCTAaagttgacattttttttttcatgaatttcaagaaCTGTGAAAGTGTTGTGTTAAGGAAGTGGAAGTGCTAGATCTGTGTGGAAGGTGATGAAGAATAGGAGATGTGGGGTGGGTGGATTGAGGGGGTAGGTGGTGTTTGAAGACTTGTgagggtgggtgggtggggtttGTTGGGGGGTAGTGTTCAGAGAAGATAAGGTTATGTACTCTTGCTGTCATGTTTGGTGGGGTGGGGGTTTGTTAAGTTTTGACCATGGTTTTAAGATATGAGTTAAAAGGAAGTGAGAGTGACCGACACGGATTTAGAATttgaattttatgtatttttatgataattatttattcatattttgattatgataataataaaatgtGCCTAGCATAATCTTACAAGTGAATTTTAAGGAGTTTAGAATTTATGGGCTAAACCTTGGGTTTAGATATGAGTTAAAGGAAGCGAGGGGAACGAAGACGgatttagaatttaaattttatgtatttttgtgataattatttattcatattttgattacgacaacaacaataatacgCCGCCTAGTATAATCTTATGAGTGAATTTTAGAGAGTTAAAATTTATGCAGACTATATCCATATGTTGGTTAAGTTTTGACCATGGGTTTAGATATGAGTTAAAAAGCAAGTGAGAGGACGGAGACGGatccaaaatttgaattttatgtatttttacgataattatttattcatattttgattaCAAAAACAATTATAATGGGTCTAATATAATCTTACGAGTGAATTTTAGAGAGTTAGAATTTACGCTGACTATATTCATGTGTTGGTTAAGTTTTGACCATGAGTTTAGATATGAGTTAAAAGGAAGTGAGCGGAATGGAGacgaattcaaaatttgaattttatgtattttatgatTACTATTTATTCATATTTCAATTACGACAATGATAATAACGCGTCTAGTATAATCTTACAAGTGAAGTTTAGGGAGTTAGAATTTACGCAGATTATATTCATGTGTTTGTGGGCTAGACAGGTTGTATCGACAAACCTTCAACTGAAAAAAGAGTAGTCAAATATGCCTAGTCTCCTTCAAAGTGATCGGTCTTGAATATTTGACTCTTAAATGTCTAATATTGAATCAAGGGTCTATCGGAGATAGACTCTCTACTttttcagaggtagtggtatgaattaCGTAcatttaccctcctcagacctcacAATTTAGGAATGTACTGAGGTTGTTGTTGTAAATATCTGATCTTGCCTTTTATTTTCCAAAGTGTGCGTCGTCTTGATTTTTTATCTCATTAAATAAGTTCTAATATTTGCCTACAAGACAGAACTTCTTATNNNNNNNNNNNNNNNNNNNNNNNNNNNNNNNNNNNNNNNNNNNNNNNNNNNNNNNNNNNNNNNNNNNNNNNNNNNNNNNNNNNNNNNNNNNNNNNNNNNNNNNNNNNNNNNNNNNNNNNNNNNNNNNNNNNNNNNNNNNNNNNNNNNNNNNNNNNNNNNNNNNNNNNNNNNNNNNNNNNNNNNNNNNNNNNNNNNNNNNNNNNNNNNNNNNNNNNNNNNNNNNNNNNNNNNNNNNNNNNNNNNNNNNNNNNNNNNNNNNNNNNNNNNNNNNNNNNNNNNNNNNNNNNNNNNNNNNNNNNNNNNNNNNNNNNNNNNNNNNNNNNNNNNNNNNNNNNNNNNNNNNNNNNNNNNNNNNNNNNNNNNNNNNNNNNNNNNNNNNNNNNNNNNNNNNNNNNNNNNNNNNNNNNNNNNNNNNNNNNNNNNNNNNNNNNNNNNNNNNNNNNNNNNNNNNNNNNNNNNNNNNNNNNNNNNNNNNNNNNNNNNNNNNNNNNNNNNNNNNNNNNNNNNNNNNNNNNNNNNNNNNNNNNNNNNNNNNNNNNNNNNNNNNNNNNNNNNNNNNNNNNNNNNNNNNNNNNNNNNNNNNNNNNNNNNNNNNNNNNNNNNNNNNNNNNNNNNNNNNNNNNNNNNNNNNNNNNNNNNNNNNNNNNNNNNNNNNNNNNNNNNNNNNNNNNNNNNNNNNNNNNNNNNNNNNNNNNNNNNNNNNNNNNNNNNNNNNNNNNNNNNNNNNNNNNNNNNNNNNNNNNNNNNNNNNNNNNNNNNNNNNNNNNNNNNNNNNNNNNNNNNNNNNNNNNNNNNNNNNNNNNNNNNNNNNNNNNNNNNNNNNNNNNNNNNNNNNNNNNNNNNNNNNNNNNNNNNNNNNNNNNNNNNNNNNNNNNNNNNNNNNNNNNNNNNNNNNNNNNNNNNNNNNNNNNNNNNNNNNNNNNNNNNNNNNNNNNNNNNNNNNNNNNNNNNNNNNNNNNNNNNNNNNNNNNNNNNNNNNNNNNNNNNNNNNNNNNNNNNNNNNNNNNNNNNNNNNNNNNNNNNNNNNNNNNNNNNNNNNNNNNNNNNNNNNNNNNNNNNNNNNNNNNNNNNNNNNNNNNNNNNNNNNNNNNNNNNNNNNNNNNNNNNNNNNNNNNNNNNNNNNNNNNNNNNNNNNNNNNNNNNNNNNNNNNNNNNNNNNNNNNNNNNNNNNNNNNNNNNNNNNNNNNNNNNNNNNNNNNNNNNNNNNNNNNNNNNNNNNNNNNNNNNNNNNNNNNNNNNNNNNNNNNNNNNNNNNNNNNNNNNNNNNNNNNNNNNNNNNNNNNNNNNNNNNNNNNNNNNNNNNNNNNNNNNNNNNNNNNNNNNNNNNNNNNNNNNNNNNNNNNNNNNNNNNNNNNNNNNNNNNNNNNNNNNNNNNNNNNNNNNNNNNNNNNNNNNNNNNNNNNNNNNNNNNNNNNNNNNNNNNNNNNNNNNNNNNNNNNNNNNNNNNNNNNNNNNNNNNNNNNNNNNNNNNNNNNNNNNNNNNNNNNNNNNNNNNNNNNNNNNNNNNNNNNNNNNNNNNNNNNNNNNNNNNNNNNNNNNNNNNNNNNNNNNNNNNNNNNNNNNNNNNNNNNNNNNNNNNNNNNNNNNNNNNNNNNNNNNNNNNNNNNNNNNNNNNNNNNNNNNNNNNNNNNNNNNNNNNNNNNNNNNNNNNNNNNNNNNNNNNNNNNNNNNNNNNNNNNNNNNNNNNNNNNNNNNNNNNNNNNNNNNNNNNNNNNNNNNNNNNNNNNNNNNNNNNNNNNNNNNNNNNNNNNNNNNNNNNNNNNNNNNNNNNNNNNNNNNNNNNNNNNNNNNNNNNNNNNNNNNNNNNNNNNNNNNNNNNNNNNNNNNNNNNNNNNNNNNNNNNNNNNNNNNNNNNNNNNNNNNNNNNNNNNNNNNNNNNNNNNNNNNNNNNNNNNNNNNNNNNNNNNNNNNNNNNNNNNNNNNNNNNNNNNNNNNNNNNNNNNNNNNNNNNNNNNNNNNNNNNNNNNNNNNNNNNNNNNNNNNNNNNNNNNNNNNNNNNNNNNNNNNNNNNNNNNNNNNNNNNNNNNNNNNNNNNNNNNNNNNNNNNNNNNNNNNNNNNNNNNNNNNNNNNNNNNNNNNNNNNNNNNNNNNNNNNNNNNNNNNNNNNNNNNNNNNNNNNNNNNNNNNNNNNNNNNNNNNNNNNNNNNNNNNNNNNNNNNNNNNNNNNNNNNNNNNNNNNNNNNNNNNNNNNNNNNNNNNNNNNNNNNNNNNNNNNNNNNNNNNNNNNNNNNNNNNNNNNNNNNNNNNNNNNNNNNNNNNNNNNNNNNNNNNNNNNNNNNNNNNNNNNNNNNNNNNNNNNNNNNNNNNNNNNNNNNNNNNNNNNNNNNNNNNNNNNNNNNNNNNNNNNNNNNNNNNNNNNNNNNNNNNNNNNNNNNNNNNNNNNNNNNNNNNNNNNNNNNNNNNNNNNNNNNNNNNNNNNNNNNNNNNNNNNNNNNNNNNNNNNNNNNNNNNNNNNNNNNNNNNNNNNNNNNNNNNNNNNNNNNNNNNNNNNNNNNNNNNNNNNNNNNNNNNNNNNNNNNNNNNNNNNNNNNNNNNNNNNNNNNNNNNNNNNNNNNNNNNNNNNNNNNNNNNNNNNNNNNNNNNNNNNNNNNNNNNNNNNNNNNNNNNNNNNNNNNNNNNNNNNNNNNNNNNNNNNNNNNNNNNNNNNNNNNNNNNNNNNNNNNNNNNNNNNNNNNNNNNNNNNNNNNNNNNNNNNNNNNNNNNNNNNNNNNNNNNNNNNNNNNNNNNNNNNNNNNNNNNNNNN
The Capsicum annuum cultivar UCD-10X-F1 chromosome 6, UCD10Xv1.1, whole genome shotgun sequence DNA segment above includes these coding regions:
- the LOC107873700 gene encoding protein TRANSPORT INHIBITOR RESPONSE 1; the encoded protein is MVNTLPLEVLEHIFSSITTDKDRNSISLVSKTWYEAERCCRKNVFIGNCYAVSPSILIRRFPDIRSVNIKGKPHFADFDLVPEGWGAYFYPWVVTMAKAYPFLEEIRLKRMVVCDESLELISKSFKNFKVLVLQSCEGFTTDGLAAIAANCRNLRELDLGESEVEDLSGHWLSHFPDSCTSLVSLNIACLASEVSFSALERLVARSPHLRTLRLNRAVSIEKLPKLLRHASQLVEFGTGSYSADTQVDVSEVFVNVSQAFSGCNKLKGLSGFWEAAPAYFPTIYPVHSKLTSLNLSYATVEIPDLGKLISHCHNLQRLWVLDYVEDSGLEEIANSCKELQELRVFPSDPFAPGPNVSLTEKGLVAVSVGCPKLQSVLYFCRQMTNDALVTIARNRPNMIRFRLCIIEPQTPDYSTLEPLDAGFGAIVQHCKELRRLSLSGLLTDRVFEYIGVHAKKLEMLSLAFAGDSDLGLHYVLSGCESLRKLEIRDCPFGDEALLANAAKLETMRSLWMSNCSVSFEACKLLAQKLPRLNVEVIDERGHPDTRPESCPVEKLYVYRTVSGRRFDTPGFVWIIDEDPSSTPYSNGNRSLASA